Genomic DNA from Calonectris borealis chromosome 4, bCalBor7.hap1.2, whole genome shotgun sequence:
GATCAAGCTGCATCCTATTGTGATGATTGCCTGTATGCATAGTGCTCTGGGTAAAATATTAATACTCCAATAATCATTTTCATTAGGTCTGCAGAGCACCATAGAGAAACCGAAGAGTATTGTAAATAGCTCTACTGTTCTTAAGAGCTGTTCAAACTCACCTGGTTAACTGTTACTCCTGAATAGCAAGGTGTTGCACTAAGACGACTTGCTTTATGGCTAGCAGTAAAGGGATGGCTCCTTCAGAGAACCAGTGTTTTACCAACTTGCGCTGAAACAATGCTATCGAGCTTTGACTGCTGCATGGAGCAGCTACAGAGCCTGTGACCCTTAGTCAGTGTCTGGCTTTAGCTCGTTCTTCCCAGCGAAAGGAAGATGATTGCCCTTGCTTAAATCGAAAGGCTACTAAGTCACCAGCATTTTAAACCACACTCTTCTAGAGGTTTGACTTAATTGAGATAATAAGGGGCAACAGTAAGCGGCAGAACAAATAACCTGACTCTTGCAGACTGTCCTGCTTTCACTCCTTCAGTGCACTCGGCATCTCTCTGAAAGTAGGAGAACTGGAAATGAACTATCTTCTGCTGAAGACAGCACTGCAGGTTGTTGGGGAGAAACAAGTATGCTAACTGGGGTAGCAAGGTGTCTTGTCTCTGCAAGTGCCCAGGAGTACCTAGTGAGTTATAATGCCTTTCATCACTGATGCAAATGGCGCGTTTAGAGCGATGGAGGCTGTTAGCCTTGTATCTGAGTCGCTATAAAACTCGTGGATGGCTTGGCTCAGTGTGAACTACATGTTCTTTACAGGTCTTTGCTTGAACCTGTACGGTTTCACTCTAGTATCTTATGCTGTGAAATGCTGCAGTCCTTCAACTCTGCCGTTCATTTCTGGTGGCTCTCTCAGCTCATCTGCTCGTACTGCTTTAGTTCTGCATTGCACAGGAATTAATGGTGGCAGAGTTGTGCTTAATGAGCTTCTAAGCTTGCTGCCTTCGTGCTGAGTGTGAAATGCCCAGCTGCATGCTCACTTGCATCCTATGCTTCCTGGTCACAGGTTCTCCTGCAGTGACCATCCTCCTCCCCCTCACCAAATTCTGTAATTCAGTTTTCAGAATCCAGCTTTTTAGCATTGCTAGACTGAGTCATCTTGTCCTTTTTTCAGTTGAACCTGTGGTTAAACCCAAGCCAACAAAGAGGGGGGGTGAGAAGAATGCCGGCAAatcaagaaggaagaaaaacaaggggaaaaacaaaaagaaagggacTCCCTGTGAAATGGAATACAAAAACTTTTGCATCCATGGTGAATGCATATACCTAGAACATCTCCAGATGGTGACCTGCAAGTAAGTCACTTGTACCTTGTGAGTTAGGTGTGATTGGCATGAGCCAGTGGCATATGAGGGCTCAGAGGAAAAATCAGTGTCAACTTGGCATAGATCCATCTCCTGCGGTATTTTGACTGAGAATCTTTCTGCCATGTAAATTAAGTGATGATGGAATCTGAGATGCATAACAAGCCACTGAACTCATCAGTTGGTCATAAACTCAAACCAAAAGAATGAAAAGGCGTGTCTTCCTGGAACATCACGCCCAAACTAATCTCGACTTGTTGAAATGCTGACAAACCTTGTGCTAGAGCAGTGACTGCATTTCATGAATGTGCTCTAAAGGGAGCATCTTGAGATTCATGGGAAACTCTGAAGATGTCTAAGTCAGGTTTGAATGTGTGTGGGTGTCCTTGGCTCCAGACAGCACGGGAGCTGATAAGAACTTGTGTTAATGTTTACTTGCAGGTGTCATCAGGATTTTTTTGGTGAGCGCTGTGGTGAACAGTTCATGAAGACGCAAAGGAAGAATGATGTGGCAGACTACTCGAAGACTGTGTTGGTAGTGGTAGCTGTCCTGCTCTCAAGCATCAGCTTCATTACTGTACTTATCATTGTGATAGTGCAGTAAGTATTATACTCTTTGGTGTCTGTCTAGCTTAAGCGCGAGCGGGGCCTGTGTCCAGTACCCCCGAAATGTGCATGG
This window encodes:
- the AREG gene encoding amphiregulin, which codes for MEYKNFCIHGECIYLEHLQMVTCKCHQDFFGERCGEQFMKTQRKNDVADYSKTVLVVVAVLLSSISFITVLIIVIVQVRKKCPQYEEKEERKKLRQENRNGHVGV